The genomic region AAAAGCGAAGTCGGATTCAAAGGTGGATAAATAGCAAAACTCAATACATACACCCTTGATATTCATTCAGAAGAATAACTTTCCAGCTTGGAGACTTTAGTTGCAGAGTTTTTGCTTGATCTCATTGCTGAGGAAGTAAGTAGGCAGTTCAATTGACTCTCGTCACAACTACTGGATAATCAGCGACATTGACCTCATAGGTCATCTGATAGACCGAGTTCTCAAAAGTACTAGAAACGATAAGTTCCTTTAGAGTAGGATCTCCTCCTATATTCGTCACAGACCCATCACAAACCACTGTATCCTCAGATATTTCAATACTTCCTACATAATCTGGATCAAACTTCAATATGGCAATTCCTTCTTCAAGGCAAGACTGCGCATTTAGTCTGGCTTCTGTGTATAGATAGTAGCTCTTGGATGCTTTGCGGATATCAATACTTAAAAGTACTACATTTATCCCGCTGATAAGTAGTATAGACGAGATGAGTATAACAGTGGGAAGAGCAACACTTCCACGATATTTAGTTATTGCCGACTTTATCTTCTTCATATTATGGAGTGATATAGAAGAAATTTAGATCCTGTGTCACAGTAGGAAGGTCCTGATTTTGGAGATCGATATAGATCTCCAAATAGTACATATTCGAACCCGAATCTTCAGCAACTTCTCCACGGAAACGTGTCACTAATGTATTTGGCGGAGTGAGTGGGAATATGTCTACACCATCAGTGATCTTCAAAATACCATTTTCCAGATAATACTCTTTATAACCCGTAGTGGTTTCAAAACGTAATATCCCGCTATCATCATCGAGTTTTGAGGAGAGGATGTCGAAGCTTAATGAATCTCGGATAGTTTCCTCAGTATGTTCTGCTAAGAATATCCTAGTTCGTTGCAATAACAGATTTGCAGTTGAACGCTGGTTTGAGGAGCCTATCGTGAAGTAGAACTGGATCAATGCCAAAAAAAGTAGTGCAAAAAGACCCAGATATACTACTGATTCGATAAGTAAGACTCCTGAATACCGTTTTCTAGAATTATCATCAGCTAACATCTCTATTCCTCGTAAAATATATCTATCTTGTGTAACTCTGGAGTGTAATCGGGATTTTCTGTACTTAAATATGCGATAAATTGTATATATCTATTACCATCATGTAATGTCGGGATCTCTGCATATGAGGGATCCGTATAGTATGTACCTGCAGTACCATCTGGACCGACCCAGGTTGCTTCTGCAACTGCAGCTTCGCTACTAGCAGAACGTATCTGTAATTGTATATCTGTCCCCTCCGGTAAAACTTCGATCCAATTAAAGTACAGATAGTCTGGCGAAAGAGCTACCGAATCATATATGAGAGATTCGTAAGTACCATTTGCACGATACCCAAATCCTAATCCTCCTAATTCCCCTTCATCACCTCGAACTATTTGAAATTCTTTACTATTGTCAGAAGTTAATGCATATGTATAATAATTAGTCTTATCCCAAACTGGATCGTATATCGTAGTGGCATCTATGTCACTAATTGGGTCTTCGACATATAGCCCACCACAATCAACTATATTTTGCTCGTCATTGTACTGGAACACACGGTAGTTATCTTGTCCACCAAGTGATGAACCGGCAATGATCATAATCATATCTTCTTCCACTATCGCAGCGCTTGTTGTAGACATGGTATCCAGGTTTAAAGAATTGATTATCGGAGCCTTGTTTAATCGGTTTGTCAGATTCACTAAAAACAATTCATCTTCACTTCCATTGTGCGTTGTCAGCAGGAATAGTCGTGTCTGATCCTCCGTAACATATAGATCAGTTGTATTCATACTGTTTACTGATAGCCTACCAGTCTGTATAACATCGTTTGGATCTGATATATTCACTTCGTAAACCTCATATGTATCAGACTGCATACCAACATATACAAAATCCCCAATAGCAACTAATGTGGTAATAGATGAAGAGCTACCACCTAGTGTTATGGTATCCAGTACACTCCTTGATCCTATCGGAGAAGAGGCATCAAAAACAACCAGCACCCTACCTTGACCGAGTAATCCAACATTTCCGATCTTGTAGATCGCCATACCATCGGTTGAACCAGGGGCATCTACATAACCAACTACCGAATACGGTGTATCAGAATGATCCAAGATCCGTACTTCCTGTGAGTTTGTATCGGAAGCCATATATGTATAATCTCCATCATTAAAGAGCATGTTAACTTTACCGTTATCCCATGACCCCAAAACATTTATTACTGGCTCAGTTTCGGTGGTATCGATATCTACTTTTGTAAATGCCGTACCTGATGCATTCGCACCTGTTCCTAAAAATGCCTTATCACCATACGCAATAACAGTACTAGCAATACCATTTCCTGGGATGTCATGATATGTAGCAGATAGTGCAGGATTGCACCAGTTTGGCAGTAGATCTACTACCAATTCGAGCTTGACCTCTCCATCATTATCAAGTGTAGATTCTGTTTGCCAGTATGTTCCCACATCAAATTGTTCTTGTGTGTTATTCCTCCATCTTTGGATATCCCATTTGTTTACATATGTGCTTATAGAAGAACTCTTGGCATCACCCCATAGATCAGTCCATTCAACTGTTGCAGTAACCTTGATCGTAAACGGATCAAGTACTCCTCCTGTAGTTACGATATTACCTGTATCATCTCGATAGACAGGATTAGCAGAAAAGTAGCGGGTTACCCCATCTACCACCTGTGTTCCATCAGTGATACTAAAGACTGCCCCACTCCTAGTGAAGTACTTATCTGTGCCATCTGCTTCAGCTGAAAACTCCGACCAAGACAGATTTTTAAAATCCACAACCGCACTTAATAGTTGGGTCATCTGGTTGTTAGCACTAACCAATCTCTGTTCATTTTTTGCGTACATTACAGCATCTATCGAAAATATCGAAACGGATCCTATTATGAACACAAATATAGTTAAAGCCAGCAGGATCTCAAGGAGACTAAATGCGGGGTATTTCTTCATGTTTAGATCATTCATAATAAACTAAACCTTCTTGATTAATTACTACGGTGTATGTATGCGACCCATCAGATAGAGAGATAGTACCATATGCATTTGGTTTCATACTTCCTCTGTCAAAAACTAACTCGTTTGTTGGTGTCAATGTTGCAATATCAGTTAGATCGATATCTGTAAATGTTACGGTATTCTTAAGTTCAAATGTATCCCAATATGTTGCAGTTGCATACGAGGCACCAATAAACACATCATAATCAGAAGAATTGAATCTGATACCGTGTGCAGATCCGTCTTTTTGAGTAAACGAATCCTGTTGAGTTGAAAAGATCAAGGAGGTCACATCTGAAGCTGGTTGACTGACCCTCGTCGAACTAAGTCCTGAAAGAGATAGTGGGACCATAAAATACGCTGCTATGGCAAACATCCCAAGCACGACCACCACTTCAACATATGTAAATGCACCATGTCTATTAAACGCCTTCATTAATACTGCCAGTTAACTGATAAATTGGTAATATGATCAATATAGCCAACAAACCTATCATCGCACCAATAAATACGAGGAGTAGTGGTTCAAGTAATGTTGCAAGATTACCACTCATATCTCCTACCTGTTCTGCATTGAATTCGTATAGATACATTAGATTCTCCTCTAATGAGCCTGTTTCCTCCCCTACCTCGATCATTTTGACATATGTCGCAGGAAAAAAGTCAGGATATTTGCCTAAAGACTCAGATAAACTTGCACCACCCTCTACTCTTTCATGGATATCTGCCAATATCACCTCATATGCTCGATTTGAAGATACTTCCTTTGCAATACCTAGTGAGGCAACGATCGGAATACCACTTTCGAGCAAGATACCCAAGGTTCGGGAAAAGTTTGTCAAAATATGATACTTGTTCAAATTTTTGATGATCGGGATCTTTAATTGAAGATTATCCTTGAATTCCAAACCTTTTTTAGTCTTGAGCAAGACTTTGGAAACTAATGTCAGCACAACAACAACTATAACACCCATCAAAACATTCTCTCGTACAAACCTCGAAACATTCATCATCAGTGCGGTTGTAGGAGGGAGATTATCACCAAATGACGAGAAAAGATCTTCTAGCTTCGGAAGTATGAAGAACATCACACCTAACATTTCTCCTACTGTGATAACCAATACAATGACAGGATACATCAATGCACCCTTTACTTTGGAGTTCAATTCATGATTTTGTTTCAAGAAATCCGCAAGAAAGAGTAGATTTCTTTCAAGCGTACCACCCTGCTCACCAACATCAATGATCGATACCATGATCTTGTCAAAATCTTTAGGAAACTTTTTCAGAGCATTTGCCATAGATGTACCTTCGTGTACCTCTTTGTGTACTTCCGTGAAAATCTCCTGCAATTTTTCACTCGGTGCCTGCTCGGCCATAACTAGGAGGGCTTCAGAAAGAGACATTCCGGATTTCAACATGATCGCTAGATGTCGTGCTGTCAGTGAGATATCCATCGGATTGACTTTTTTCGGAAGAGAGACTGACTTGTTCAGGACTCCTTTCTTTTTCTTGTCTTTTGGATCCTCTTTTACGATATCCTCAACTTTTGATGTGAGACTTGTATTTTCTTTGATCGCTTGTATCGCCATTTTTATTCCTCTCTGATCGCTGTAACGCGAAGTAGTTCATCAATTGAAGTAATTCCTCTCTGAATCTTTTTGATACCATCTTCCACAATTAGGCTCAATCCACCTTTACGAGCCACATCGAACAACTCATCCGTAGTCGCTGCTTCAGAAATCTTCTGTCGCAGAGCCTTATCGATCTCCAAAACCTCGTACAGTCCGATCCTTCCTTTATAGCCTGTACCGCTACACTTATCGCAACCCACCGGGATATAGATCGATTCTCCCGCCTTTAATAGTCTCGCAATATCCGGTCTCATCTTACCGATCTCGGCTTTGTTTTCCTTTGTGAATACCTCTTTCTTTGTACAATGAGGACAGAGTCGTCGTGCAAGACGTTGGGCTACAACGACATTTAACGTCGAAGCTACAAGAAATTCCTCAATACCCATATCTATCAGACGAGGGATTGTCGTAATACTATCGTTGGTATGTATAGTAGAAAGTACTAGATGTCCTGTAAGAGCAGCATTGATCGCGATACGAGCTGTTTCGATATCTCGGATCTCTCCGATCATGATCACATCCGGATCCTGCCTCAGTATCGATCGCAATCCTGTTGAGAATGTGAGATTTGCTTTCTTATTTACCTGCACATGATTTACACCATCAAGATCATACTCGACAGGATCTTCGACTGTAGTAATATTGATCTCAGGGGTACTAATGATCTTTAGTATCGAGTACAAAGTAGTAGTCTTTCCCGAACCGGTAGGTCCAGCTGCTACGATCATTCCGTACGGTTTAGTATAGCTCCTCTCGATCCTAGGAAGTGTAAATTCATCGAAACCAAGATCTTCTAATGCAAAAGATTGTCCATCAGAAGTGAGCAAACGCATCACTATCTTCTCACCCTTAGTTGTAGGCAAGATCGAAACACGAGTATCTACCTTACCATCGTCGCCAAAGATAAATCGGATCTTTCCATCCTGAGGTGCAAAATGCTCATCAGTTCTCAATCTTGCGGAAACTTTGATCTTGAAAACAAGTGCTTGCTCATATTTTTTCTCAACTCGCATAAAATCTCTCAAGATACCATCTATACGGAATCGAACTAGAAGATCATTAGCTCTAGGTTCCATATGCACATCAGAGGCTTTTTCTTGCATTGCTTTGAGAATTATCTTCTCAAGCAGTTCTCCGATGTTTATATCCTCATTTTCTTCTGCAACGATCGAGTCTACGATCTGATCATATGCTTGATTTCCGAAGTTTTCTCGCTCCCTGAGTAAACTGATCCTTTCTTCTGCTTTTTTCTGCGACAAGGATTTTTCAGCCTGTATCTCTTTACCCAAAGTCTTTCGTGTCTTTGGTGATTTCTCAGTAGGGGGACGGATCACCACATTTCCTCCTTCAGGTTCAGGCTTAGTACCTTGCACCGATGCTGTTTTTGAAATCGTATCATCGGCTACAGGTACGACAGTAGCTGGATCTTTTTGGTCAGATGTCTTTTTTGTGGTGGCCGGTTTAACTTCAGCCATATAGAATCCGGGCAGATTTTAGTATTCTACAGTTTAGCTATTTCTCGAGAAAATATCAAAGCCGATAGCAAATGTAGATATATTGTTGCTTCAAAGAAAAAGGCGCCTGTTTAGGCGCCTGTTTACAATCAAATTGACAACGAGCTATTACCTACTCACTGAGATGCTAGCTGCTCTCTCAGGATCTGCTGTGATCGTGACTCGTCCTGATGCAGTCACACAGAAGGTGTATCCTGTATCAGTTAAAGTTGTCCATGTTGTACTCTGAGATGGATCCTCAGGAATGGTTACAATATACTCATCTACAAGCACATTCGTCTGCTCTAGGTCTACATACTCTAGGGCATCACTTACTCCTGAACCATCAAGGTCAGGAGTCGTAGCTGTTAGATAAGTATCTACTCCTTTTCCGATCTTCTTTATACCATCAGCAAGGAGAGAACACAGCATACCTTCAGATCGATTACCATCGGTATCTACATCCAAACCCGTTTCATCTATGTCAGGACTTCCTATTGCGGCTAACAAGGTCTCGATTGTCTGACCTTCCTCTGAAGTATACTGTGTAACAGCGTTCAAAATAGCTGTAACGTCTGCTGATCTCTGAGCATCTCGCGTCTGCTCGAAGTTCTTCGCAGGGTTGATAGCAACGATCGTGACGGCTGCC from Candidatus Nomurabacteria bacterium harbors:
- a CDS encoding type II secretion system protein — its product is MAKIQKTYEGFTLIEILVVVGLIAILAAVTIVAINPAKNFEQTRDAQRSADVTAILNAVTQYTSEEGQTIETLLAAIGSPDIDETGLDVDTDGNRSEGMLCSLLADGIKKIGKGVDTYLTATTPDLDGSGVSDALEYVDLEQTNVLVDEYIVTIPEDPSQSTTWTTLTDTGYTFCVTASGRVTITADPERAASISVSR
- a CDS encoding type II/IV secretion system protein, which codes for MAEVKPATTKKTSDQKDPATVVPVADDTISKTASVQGTKPEPEGGNVVIRPPTEKSPKTRKTLGKEIQAEKSLSQKKAEERISLLRERENFGNQAYDQIVDSIVAEENEDINIGELLEKIILKAMQEKASDVHMEPRANDLLVRFRIDGILRDFMRVEKKYEQALVFKIKVSARLRTDEHFAPQDGKIRFIFGDDGKVDTRVSILPTTKGEKIVMRLLTSDGQSFALEDLGFDEFTLPRIERSYTKPYGMIVAAGPTGSGKTTTLYSILKIISTPEINITTVEDPVEYDLDGVNHVQVNKKANLTFSTGLRSILRQDPDVIMIGEIRDIETARIAINAALTGHLVLSTIHTNDSITTIPRLIDMGIEEFLVASTLNVVVAQRLARRLCPHCTKKEVFTKENKAEIGKMRPDIARLLKAGESIYIPVGCDKCSGTGYKGRIGLYEVLEIDKALRQKISEAATTDELFDVARKGGLSLIVEDGIKKIQRGITSIDELLRVTAIREE
- a CDS encoding type II secretion system protein; its protein translation is MKAFNRHGAFTYVEVVVVLGMFAIAAYFMVPLSLSGLSSTRVSQPASDVTSLIFSTQQDSFTQKDGSAHGIRFNSSDYDVFIGASYATATYWDTFELKNTVTFTDIDLTDIATLTPTNELVFDRGSMKPNAYGTISLSDGSHTYTVVINQEGLVYYE
- a CDS encoding type II secretion system F family protein, whose amino-acid sequence is MAIQAIKENTSLTSKVEDIVKEDPKDKKKKGVLNKSVSLPKKVNPMDISLTARHLAIMLKSGMSLSEALLVMAEQAPSEKLQEIFTEVHKEVHEGTSMANALKKFPKDFDKIMVSIIDVGEQGGTLERNLLFLADFLKQNHELNSKVKGALMYPVIVLVITVGEMLGVMFFILPKLEDLFSSFGDNLPPTTALMMNVSRFVRENVLMGVIVVVVLTLVSKVLLKTKKGLEFKDNLQLKIPIIKNLNKYHILTNFSRTLGILLESGIPIVASLGIAKEVSSNRAYEVILADIHERVEGGASLSESLGKYPDFFPATYVKMIEVGEETGSLEENLMYLYEFNAEQVGDMSGNLATLLEPLLLVFIGAMIGLLAILIILPIYQLTGSINEGV